One window of the Anaeromyxobacter dehalogenans 2CP-C genome contains the following:
- a CDS encoding trypsin-like peptidase domain-containing protein, translating to MASGGQGWKAMALAAALGGLGAPGAAGAGPKAAGAAAQAQAPAKAKGPAGGGILRALDAALGEVIEKISPAVVQVTVSGYAPADETASGAIVRQRVLGSGVVVDPDGYIVTNAHVVAGAQRVRILLPEGRGPAAHTARRIYDARVIGVEPEIDLALLKIDARNLPVLALGRREVRPGQLVFAVGSPEGLASTVTMGVVSSVARQPDPARPVVYIQTDAPINPGNSGGPLVDTDGNVVGINTFILTQGGGSEGLGFAIPSDVVKYVYESLRRHGRVEHSMIGLAAQAITPGLASGLRLSQDWGVVVGDVAPGSPAEKAGVLAGDVIVSVDGRPIDGMPSLAPAIYLHPADAPLSLVLRRGEEVLSVKVAGVEPRRPAERLADVADLARSTVPRLGVVAMDLDEQARAAMPELRSPAGVVVVARVPEAGQAGAALEPGDVIHAVNRTPVASLTALKAAVAALPPGGPGVLRVERRGQLSWIELDLD from the coding sequence ATGGCGAGCGGCGGGCAGGGGTGGAAGGCGATGGCGCTGGCGGCGGCGCTCGGCGGGCTCGGCGCGCCCGGGGCGGCGGGCGCGGGCCCGAAGGCGGCGGGCGCGGCGGCGCAGGCGCAGGCGCCTGCGAAGGCCAAGGGGCCGGCCGGCGGCGGCATCCTGCGCGCGCTCGACGCCGCGCTCGGCGAGGTGATCGAGAAGATCTCGCCCGCGGTGGTGCAGGTCACCGTGAGCGGCTACGCGCCCGCCGACGAGACCGCCTCCGGCGCGATCGTGCGCCAGCGGGTGCTCGGGTCCGGCGTCGTCGTGGATCCGGACGGCTACATCGTCACGAACGCGCACGTGGTCGCGGGCGCGCAGCGCGTCCGGATCCTGCTGCCGGAGGGACGCGGCCCGGCCGCGCACACCGCGCGCCGCATCTACGACGCGCGCGTCATCGGCGTCGAGCCGGAGATCGACCTCGCGCTCCTCAAGATCGACGCGCGCAACCTGCCCGTGCTGGCGCTCGGGCGGCGCGAGGTCCGCCCCGGCCAGCTCGTGTTCGCGGTCGGCAGCCCGGAGGGCCTCGCCAGCACCGTGACCATGGGCGTGGTCTCGTCGGTGGCGCGGCAGCCCGACCCGGCGCGGCCGGTCGTCTACATCCAGACCGACGCGCCCATCAACCCGGGGAACAGCGGCGGGCCGCTGGTGGACACCGACGGCAACGTGGTCGGCATCAACACGTTCATCCTCACGCAGGGCGGCGGGAGCGAGGGGCTCGGCTTCGCGATCCCGTCCGACGTGGTGAAGTACGTCTACGAGAGCCTGCGGCGCCACGGGCGCGTGGAGCACAGCATGATCGGGCTCGCGGCCCAGGCCATCACCCCCGGGCTGGCCTCCGGGCTCCGGCTGTCGCAGGACTGGGGCGTGGTGGTGGGCGACGTGGCGCCGGGCAGCCCGGCCGAGAAGGCCGGGGTGCTGGCCGGCGACGTCATCGTGTCGGTGGACGGGCGGCCCATCGACGGGATGCCGTCCCTGGCGCCGGCGATCTACCTGCACCCGGCGGACGCGCCGCTCTCGCTCGTGCTCCGGCGCGGCGAGGAGGTGCTCTCGGTGAAGGTGGCCGGCGTGGAGCCACGCCGCCCGGCCGAGCGGCTCGCCGACGTGGCCGACCTGGCGCGCAGCACCGTCCCGCGGCTCGGGGTGGTGGCGATGGACCTCGACGAGCAGGCCCGGGCCGCCATGCCGGAGCTGCGCTCGCCGGCGGGCGTGGTGGTGGTGGCGCGGGTGCCCGAGGCCGGGCAGGCGGGCGCCGCGCTCGAGCCCGGCGACGTGATCCACGCGGTGAACCGGACGCCCGTCGCCTCGCTCACCGCGCTGAAGGCGGCGGTGGCCGCGCTCCCCCCCGGCGGCCCCGGCGTGCTCCGGGTCGAGCGCCGCGGCCAGCTGAGCTGGATCGAGCTCGACCTCGACTAG
- a CDS encoding type III polyketide synthase has translation MGLVRAEAAVPSTIPHPEVLSVGRALPPNAADQETLIAALSAHWGEAHHNTGRLADLHRATGVARRHLALPLDAYARLGGFGEANAAYARAGAELGEAAVRDALARAGLAPADVAHLFYVTVTGVATPSLDARLVNRLALPRSVKRTPIFGLGCLAGAAGLARASDALRAFPDEVAVLLSVELCSLTLQRDDTSMANVIATGLFGDGAAAVVLGGGARPASAPRRGPAVVATASVLYPDTEWVMGWEVVDGGFKVLLSSKVPEVIAANLGADVDRFLGAHGLDRGSIRHWVAHTGGPKVLEAVGGALGLPRAALERSWRSLHDLGNLSSASVLFVLGDLLESGEARPGDLGLLAAMGPGFAAELVLLRW, from the coding sequence ATGGGTTTGGTCCGAGCGGAGGCCGCCGTTCCATCCACGATCCCGCACCCGGAAGTCCTCTCCGTCGGCCGCGCGCTGCCGCCGAACGCCGCCGACCAGGAGACGCTCATCGCGGCGCTGTCCGCGCACTGGGGCGAGGCGCACCACAACACCGGCCGCCTGGCCGACCTCCACCGCGCCACCGGGGTGGCCCGGCGCCACCTCGCGCTCCCGCTCGACGCGTACGCGCGCCTGGGCGGCTTCGGCGAGGCCAACGCGGCCTACGCGCGCGCCGGCGCGGAGCTGGGCGAGGCGGCGGTGCGCGACGCGCTCGCCCGGGCCGGGCTGGCGCCCGCCGACGTCGCCCACCTGTTCTACGTGACCGTCACCGGCGTCGCGACCCCGTCGCTCGATGCACGGTTGGTGAACCGGCTGGCGCTCCCGCGCTCGGTGAAGCGGACGCCCATCTTCGGCCTGGGCTGCCTGGCGGGCGCGGCGGGCCTGGCGCGCGCGTCGGACGCGCTGCGCGCGTTCCCGGACGAGGTGGCGGTGCTCCTGTCCGTCGAGCTCTGCTCGCTCACGCTGCAGCGCGACGACACCTCGATGGCGAACGTGATCGCGACCGGCCTGTTCGGCGACGGGGCGGCGGCGGTGGTGCTGGGCGGCGGGGCGCGCCCGGCCTCGGCGCCGCGCCGCGGTCCGGCGGTGGTCGCGACCGCGTCGGTGCTCTACCCCGACACCGAGTGGGTGATGGGCTGGGAGGTGGTGGACGGCGGCTTCAAGGTCCTCCTCTCGTCCAAGGTGCCCGAGGTCATCGCCGCGAACCTGGGCGCGGATGTGGACCGGTTCCTGGGCGCGCACGGCCTCGACCGCGGGAGCATCCGGCACTGGGTGGCGCACACCGGCGGGCCGAAGGTGCTGGAGGCGGTGGGCGGCGCGCTGGGCCTGCCCCGCGCCGCGCTGGAGCGCTCCTGGCGCTCGCTCCACGACCTCGGGAACCTCTCCTCCGCCTCGGTGCTGTTCGTGCTCGGCGACCTGCTCGAGTCGGGCGAGGCGCGCCCCGGCGACCTCGGGCTGCTCGCCGCCATGGGCCCGGGCTTCGCGGCCGAGCTGGTGCTGCTGCGATGGTGA
- a CDS encoding acyl carrier protein yields MVTGRDAGAAAVGGGAEGRVAAEIVRIARDELRLDGASAALAEGRDAPLADRLDSLARLSLVVAVEDRFRIALDDEGALAVRTLGDLARLVVARAAPELLP; encoded by the coding sequence ATGGTGACGGGGCGCGACGCCGGCGCCGCGGCGGTCGGGGGCGGCGCCGAGGGGCGCGTGGCGGCGGAGATCGTCCGGATCGCCCGGGACGAGCTGCGCCTCGACGGCGCCTCCGCCGCGCTGGCCGAGGGGCGCGACGCGCCGCTGGCGGACCGGCTCGACTCGCTCGCGCGGCTCTCGCTGGTGGTCGCGGTCGAGGACCGGTTCCGCATCGCGCTCGACGACGAGGGGGCGCTGGCCGTCCGGACGCTGGGGGACCTCGCGCGGCTGGTGGTCGCGCGCGCCGCGCCGGAGCTGCTGCCGTGA